Proteins from a single region of Carassius gibelio isolate Cgi1373 ecotype wild population from Czech Republic chromosome B15, carGib1.2-hapl.c, whole genome shotgun sequence:
- the LOC127972435 gene encoding nuclear mitotic apparatus protein 1 isoform X2, which produces MKFNMKKARPLLAWMNTMFPEKHVWEFVPMRDGLRLLKICFKLRGSENTEDFKTLSLYKKMEIIFSVLHDDFHLTKRQSSLILQRISGGIDLELQLAKVALLLCYCTFKKGILLPMDSDVESDVTSMFRFVKEDADGLCLEEGLDQFLAQDSFMNVVNSSSGSIRSSPLYTDDESPIVNRSQRPPRVQFQELCTVASSSDGSPVQDVMSTPHFQLKKLRKELAHEGDVRDELEKELTNQICIISEKEGVISQFQHRVERMLREQGELEKDHKAALLELQEKNESLLHRVHEVLKQCQDLKTDNSQKERKIDELTEENGSLTAQVRNVFAQLASAEEEVAKLTLAHESAQTEWKSRKEFLEKELNEAVTHKESMSEQVQILQGKISVLEDELQRAQSQEKGEVLGPIMEWEKLKQELSDLTLKLAQLQDTIFHLEKEKVEVEALLTEERGSFEKETKRLQMVVFDLEQSINSIRLERETLQEALRTQKEMLTTQISALESDVSRLQQVEVELTAEIKISADLRQQREELEGKVASLDKMVHGLHTEIQGLEMERASQQDALNALIVDLQSARATIQDHEKKLEEHQKVVQENESLKKETCTLQQGLDEHLQSIGDLQEQINILRQEKTEEENKVSQASTKIKSLQTQILDLSQQISLKDEEIRNLRSEYDNVGHELRLVKEQNIEINEMIKSNRKEHEDTVKKLQQELDSASSLASEKQEEMLVLSVEVTTLKEQICRYSENEVKKQQELSILEAQHNVLKENMTSIQNQLAEVTAKASQKESELLLLQQELSHQATLKEKALELEAVKGEEFEKKLSELQAKIVEVSTLASQREAQVISLQNEMKDQQLCAKQSEDDLRRELEQKVGTLQGELDTVNRCVVDKDKLLGSLDQKLKDMKGLFHQKEKDVLEMHQAKEELEKRIVGLNVETQQLSECQQNLEILSKERDHLSTEVISLKEEIRGYQDTEVQKQQVISVLEVERNTLKENMAVLEKKLVEETTAASQKNSELHQQESLREKAQEVETAKREELEITVNELQAKILELSTLASEREACVNSLQDQLNAKQSEDDIRKVLEEKVESLQGQLKTASRDVSDKDQLLKTLDQKLKQMDLLCQQKEKDVHQVKEDLEKKIGELVVEKHQLVECQQNLEIVRKERDNLSTEVTSLKDEIRHYQEKEVQKQQEISVLEVERNTLKENLATFKTQVAELTTTASQKESELLLLRKEVCEQDNLKEKSQKLEKDVRELQAKILQASTLASEREAQLNSLKDEINDKQLREKQSEDELCRVLEEKIATLQKRLETSSCDVLDKDHLLQSLEQKLKQVELVCQQKKKEVLEIQHSKEDLEKKIGELLDEKQQKLEEYQQNLEMVRKERETFSTEVLEIKHSKEDLVKRIGELLVEKRGFQEDLEIMRREKDNLSTQVTSLKDEIQSCQNEVQKISVLEEENQELLEQLKTKSEVVEHYKAQVEKAVSHYNSKKQLLVEAQELNKTLEHSLEASKSEVKVLETKLTQACMELNQASTKEKNLSTKVKNLEAQVDFADRQLREQKMMTNDKENMRHRDSLYTRVQEKQQDISTDSLEFEPNDSLNANSHSSILGESSTPLVRSSERLAAKRRALGTESLETLYFTPMGQQDNKRKGYQNNDFEHKLASSITSIGDLVVDSAKKPTASARRRRTTQAINITMAKKTSGCAEGEESFYSLHSAQSQPNLAGQHSRPFSMDLSEENATATLSRADTLQRLPGYRRSTVHNAGLPGATSTFCIGAENEPEHAAEDWMRIAELQWRNQACLPHLKSSYPLESRPSLGPSFTITDEDLRMGDPSETIRRASMMPGQIQESLNNRRFSLVTSSSQSSANSRPQRATMLPGQIQSSTAAHRLTKTSSNLRASENKRSPLAPKRPGSQLQAPDTPEMKKMTSCFPRQMTPKSMFGSSQNKPPKSPAERRQSVMFTVVNTPKNSSRGDSRLQRGLNKLRNSARKSPAVASCALRSAAGAKSPLDSTLRKSPRNKSPKSSNAKKETQ; this is translated from the exons ATGAAGTTTAATATGAAAAAGGCGAGACCGCTCTTGGCATGG ATGAACACCATGTTTCCAGAGAAGCATGTCTGGGAGTTCGTTCCCATGAGAGATGGGCTTCGGCTCCTGAAGATCTGCTTCAAACT AAGGGGATCCGAGAACACGGAGGATTTTAAGACTTTATCACTTTACAAGAAAATGGAGATCATTTTCAGTGTCTTGCATG ATGATTTTCACCTCACCAAAAGACAGAGTTCCCTCATCTTACAGAGGATCAGTGGAGGGATTGACCTGGAGCTTCAGCTTGCTAAG GTGGCGCTTTTGCTTTGTTACTGCACTTTTAAGAAGGGCATTCTGCTCCCAATGGATTCAGATGTAGAG tcggACGTTACATCCATGTTTCGTTTTGTAAAAGAGGATGCTGATGGTCTGTGTTTAGAGGAAGGCCTAGATCAGTTTCTAGCCCAAGACT CTTTTATGAACGTTGTGAACTCTAGCAGTGGAAGCATTAGGAGCTCGCCGTTATACACAGATGATGAGTCTCCGATCGTAAACCGGTCCCAACGGCCTCCCAGAGTTCAGTTTCAAGAGCTTTGTACAGTGGCTTCCAGCTCGGACGG CTCTCCAGTGCAGGATGTTATGAGCACGCCGCATTTCCAGCTGAAGAAACTCCGGAAGGAATTGGCACATGAGGGAGACGTGAGAGACGAGCTGGAGAAAGAACTGACCAATCAGATCTGCATCATCTCAGAGAAGG AGGGTGTGATTTCACAGTTTCAGCACCGGGTGGAGCGAATGCTGCGGGAACAAGGAGAGCTGGAGAAGGACCATAAAGCTGCACTTCTGGAGCTCCAGGAGAAGAACGAGAG TCTTCTTCACAGAGTGCATGAGGTTCTAAAGCAATGCCAAGACTTAAAAACAGACAACTcccaaaaagagagaaagattgaTGAACTGACAGAGGAGAATGGATCACTCACTGCACAG GTGCGCAATGTCTTCGCTCAGCTGGCAAGCGCAGAAGAGGAAGTTGCCAAACTCACGCTGGCTCACGAATCTGCACAGACAGAGTGGAAGAGCAGAAAAGAGTTTCTGGAGAAGGAGCTAAATGAGGCCGTCACACACAAG GAGAGTATGAGTGAGCAGGTTCAGATACTTCAGGGAAAGATCTCCGTTCTGGAAGATGAACTTCAGAGAGCTCAATCTCAAGAGAAAGGAGAGGTTTTGGGGCCCATCATGGAG TGGGAGAAGCTTAAACAGGAGTTGTCAGATCTGACTCTTAAACTCGCTCAGCTTCAGGATACGATTTTCCATCTTGAGAAGGAGAAGGTGGAAGTTGAGGCTTTGTTGACTGAGGAGAGAGGCTCTTTTGAAAAGGAAACCAAAAGACTCCAAATGGTGGTGTTCGATCTGGAGCAGTCCATCAATAGCATCCGTTTGGAGAGAGAAACATTGCAGGAGGCTTTACGGACACAGAAGGAAATGCTTACCACACAGATATCAGCTCTGGAAAGTGATGTTTCTCGCCTGCAACAGGTGGAAGTGGAGTTGACAGCAGAGATCAAAATCTCTGCAGACCTTCGCCAACAGAGAGAGGAGCTGGAGGGGAAGGTAGCCTCTTTAGATAAGATGGTTCATGGTTTGCATACTGAGATCCAGGGTTTGGAAATGGAAAGGGCATCACAGCAGGATGCTCTGAATGCCCTTATTGTTGACTTGCAAAGTGCAAGAGCCACAATTCAAGATCATGAGAAGAAGCTGGAAGAGCATCAGAAAGTGGTGCAAGAAAATGAATCTCTGAAAAAGGAAACATGCACATTGCAGCAAGGTCTTGATGAGCATCTGCAGTCCATTGGAGACCTTCAGGAGCAAATAAATATTCTCAGACAGGAGAAAACAGAGGAGGAGAACAAAGTTAGTCAGGCTTCAACCAAAATCAAGAGCCTCCAAACACAAATTCTGGATCTGTCCCAACAGATTTCCCTAAAAGATGAGGAAATCAGAAATCTGAGGAGCGAGTATGACAATGTAGGGCACGAGCTGAGGCTTGTCAAGgaacaaaatattgaaataaatgaaatgatcaaatcAAATCGCAAAGAGCATGAGGACACTGTTAAAAAACTTCAGCAAGAGCTTGACTCTGCTTCTTCACTTGCTTcagaaaaacaagaagaaatgCTGGTTTTGTCAGTGGAGGTAACAACTCTTAAAGAGCAGATCTGTCGTTACAGTGAAAATGAAGTGAAGAAACAGCAAGAATTGTCTATTTTAGAGGCTCAACACAATGTGTTGAAGGAAAACATGACTTCTATTCAAAACCAGTTGGCTGAGGTGACAGCTAAAGCTTCACAGAAGGAATCTGAACTCCTCTTGCTTCAACAGGAGCTTTCCCATCAAGCGACCCTGAAAGAAAAAGCTCTGGAGCTTGAGGCAGTCAAGGGTGAAGAGTTTGAGAAAAAGTTGAGTGAGCTTCAGGCCAAAATTGTAGAAGTCTCCACTCTTGCCTCTCAGAGAGAGGCTCAAGTAATTTCCCTTCAAAATGAGATGAAGGATCAACAATTGTGTGCCAAACAGTCTGAAGATGATCTTCGCAGAGAATTGGAGCAGAAGGTTGGCACACTACAAGGAGAACTGGATACAGTCAATCGTTGTGTTGTGGATAAAGACAAACTGCTGGGCTCTTTGGATCAAAAACTCAAAGACATGAAAGGACTTTTCCATCAAAAAGAGAAAGATGTCCTTGAAATGCATCAGGCAAAGGAGGAACTGGAGAAGAGGATCGTTGGGCTAAATGTTGAGACGCaacagctttctgagtgccagCAGAATCTGGAAATATTAAGCAAGGAAAGAGACCACTTGTCAACTGAAGTGATTTCTCTTAAAGAGGAAATTCGTGGCTACCAGGACACTGAAGTACAGAAGCAACAGGTGATATCTGTTTTAGAAGTTGAACGCAACACGTTAAAGGAGAACATGGCTGTCCTTGAGAAGAAGTTGGTGGAGGAAACAACTGCAGCTTCACAGAAAAATTCTGAACTGCACCAGCAAGAGAGCCTTAGAGAAAAGGCTCAGGAGGTTGAGACTGCCAAGCGTGAGGAACTTGAGATAACGGTTAATGAACTTCAAGCTAAAATCCTAGAGCTCTCCACACTAGCCTCTGAGAGGGAGGCTTGTGTTAATTCTCTTCAAGATCAGTTGAATGCTAAACAGTCTGAAGATGATATCCGTAAGGTGTTAGAAGAGAAAGTTGAATCCCTTCAGGGACAACTGAAAACTGCCAGTCGAGACGTCTCGGACAAAGACCAGCTTCTGAAGACTTTAGATCAGAAGCTGAAGCAAATGGATCTGCTGTGCCAGCAAAAGGAGAAAGATGTCCATCAGGTGAAGGAGGACTTGGAGAAGAAGATTGGCGAGCTTGTTGTTGAGAAACATCAACTGGTAGAGTGCCAGCAGAATTTGGAAATTGTGAGAAAGGAAAGAGACAACCTGTCAACTGAAGTAACCTCACTCAAAGATGAAATCCGACATTATCAGGAAAAAGAAGTGCAGAAGCAACAGGAGATTTCTGTTTTAGAGGTTGAACGTAACACACTAAAGGAGAACCTGGCTACTTTCAAGACACAAGTGGCAGAGTTGACAACCACAGCTTCTCAGAAGGAATCTGAGCTTCTGTTGCTTCGAAAGGAAGTTTGCGAACAAGATAACCTTAAAGAAAAGTCTCAGAAGCTTGAGAAAGATGTAAGAGAACTTCAAGCTAAAATACTACAGGCCTCCACTCTTGCCTCCGAGAGGGAAGCTCAATTAAATTCTCTTAAAGATGAAATAAATGATAAGCAGTTAAGGGAAAAACAGTCTGAAGATGAACTCTGCAGAGTGCTTGAAGAAAAGATTGCAACCCTACAGAAACGACTAGAAACTTCCAGTTGTGACGTCTTAGACAAAGACCATCTTTTGCAGTCCTTGGAGCAGAAGCTGAAACAAGTGGAACTGGTCTGCcaacaaaagaagaaagaagtCCTTGAGATCCAACACTCAAAGGAAGACCTGGAGAAAAAGATTGGTGAGCTACTTGATGAGAAACAACAAAAACTGGAGGAGTACCAGCAGAATTTGGAAATGGTgagaaaggaaagagaaaccttcTCAACTGAAGTCCTTGAGATCAAACACTCAAAGGAAGACCTGGTGAAGAGGATTGGTGAGCTTCTTGTTGAAAAAAGGGGGTTCCAGGAGGATTTGGAAATCATGAGAAGAGAAAAGGACAACCTATCAACACAAGTAACCTCTCTCAAAGATGAAATCCAAAGTTGCCAAAATGAAGTGCAGAAGATTTCTGTTTTAGAGGAGGAGAATCAGGAACTCCTGGAGCAGCTGAAGACAAAGTCAGAAGTAGTAGAGCACTACAAAGCACAG GTGGAGAAGGCTGTGAGTCACTACAACAGTAAAAAGCAACTGCTGGTGGAGGCCCAGGAGTTGAATAAAACTCTCGAGCACTCGTTGGAGGCCAGCAAGAGTGAAGTCAAAGTTCTGGAGACGAAACTGACACAGGCTTGTATGGAACTCAACCAGGCGAGCACCAAGGAGAAAAACCTGTCGACCAAAGTGAAAAACTTGGAAGCACAA GTGGACTTTGCTGACAGGCAACTGCGAGAGCAGAAGATGATGACTAATGACAAAGAGAACATGAGACACCGAGACAGTCTGTACACCAGAGTCCAGGAGAAACAGCAGGACATCAGTACAGACAGCTTGGAGTTTGAGCCGAACGATTCGCTCAACGCTAACAG TCATTCGTCTATCCTGGGTGAATCCAGCACTCCACTGGTACGTAGTTCTGAGCGTTTGGCTGCTAAACGTCGTGCCTTGGGGACTGAATCCCTGGAGACTCTCTATTTCACACCTATGGGTCAACAAGACAACAAGCGTAAAGGGTACCAGAACAACGACTTTGAGCACAAACTAGCGTCCAGCATCACTTCCATTGGCGATCTTGTGGTTGACTCTGCAAAGAAGCCCACTGCTTCGGCTCGCAGGCGTCGTACTACACAGGCTATCAACATCACCATGGCTAAG AAAACATCAGGATGTGCCGAAGGCGAGGAGTCATTTTATAGTCTGCACTCTGCCCAATCTCAGCCCAACTTGGCAGGCCAACATTCACGGCCGTTCTCCATGGACCTCTCAGAGGAAAATGCTACAGCAACTTTATCAAGAGCAGACACCCTTCAGCGTCTTCCCGGTTATCGCAGAAGCACCGTGCACAATGCTGGCCTGCCAGGAG CCACCAGTACGTTCTGTATTGGAGCAGAGAATGAACCTGAACATGCTGCGGAGGACTGGATGCGCATCGCCGAGCTACAGTGGCGAAACCAAGCCTGTCTGCCTCACCTGAAGAGCAGCTACCCGCTGGAGTCCAGG CCCAGCCTGGGACCCTCATTCACTATAACGGATGAGGACCTGCGAATGGGTGACCCGAGTGAGACGATCCGACGTGCGTCCATGATGCCAGGTCAGATCCAGGAGTCCCTGAACAATCGCCGCTTCTCCCTTGTGACAAGTTCGAGCCAGAGCTCTGCCAACTCCAGGCCCCAGCGTGCCACCATGCTTCCGGGTCAGATCCAGTCCAGCACTGCTGCTCACCGGCTCACAAAAACAAGCTCAAACCTACGTGCTTCAGAAAATAAACGCAGCCCGCTGGCTCCCAAACGCCCCGGCTCTCAACTACAAGCCCCAGACACACCTGAG ATGAAGAAGATGACAAGTTGCTTTCCGCGACAAATGACACCTAAAAGCATGTTCGGCAGCAGTCAAAACAAGCCTCCGAAGTCGCCG GCCGAACGAAGGCAATCTGTGATGTTCACGGTTGTAAATACTCCAAAGAACAGCAGTCGTGGTGACAGCAGGCTGCAGCGTGGCCTCAACAAGCTACGAAACAGCGCTCGCAAATCTCCCGCCGTGGCCAGTTGTGCCCTGCGTTCAGCTGCGGGCGCCAAGTCTCCTCTGGACTCCACTCTGAGAAAGTCTCCCCGAAACAAATCCCCCAAATCCTCCAATGCCAAAAAG GAAACACAGTGA